The nucleotide window TCAATATTTCAAAGTGTATCTGTAAGAACGGCAGGTTTTAATACAATATCATTAGTAGATTTAAAAGATGCCTCAACTTTTTTATTTATTATACTCATGTTTATAGGTGCTTCGCCGGGTTCTACAGGTGGAGGAATAAAAACAACTACAATAGGAATAATTTTTTTAGGGATAAGAGCGATACTTTTTAATAAGGAAAATTTGGAATTTTCAAGAAGAAGAATAGAATGGAATAATTTTAATAAAGCAATAGTATTGTTTTTTATATCAATTATATACATAGCTATAATTCTTTTTTTAATGATGATAACAGAGAAAAATATCGAATTTATTGATTTACTGTTTGAAATAGTATCGGCATTCGGAACTGTAGGATTGTCAAAAGGTGTAACGTCTTTACTTTCAGATATTTCTAAAAGTTTTATAATATTTACGATGTTTATAGGAAGAGTCGGACCTTTGACAGTGACATTGGTGTTATTACCTAAAAAAATAAAAAGTGCGAATTATAAATACCCGGCAGAAAACATAATTATAGGATAGTAGAAATTATACAATAAAAACAATTTTTTATGATATGATTAAGAAATTTTGATAATCAAATAATTTTGCTTTAAAAATAATCAAATAACAGGTATAATTTGGTAATAAAAAATTATTTTAGGAGGGTTTTTAATGAAAAACATGAAAAAAATTGCACTTTTGGCTTTAATAGCAACATTAGTAATAGTGGGGTGCGATAAAAAAGAAGATAAAGAAAGTAATAAAGATACAACAACACAAACAACTGCTCAGGATAATGCAACAGTAGATTTAAGTGCCGAAACATCAGAATACAAAAAATTTGTTGAAGAACAGATTGGCATGCTTTTAAAAGATACGGAAAATTTCGCACAATTATTGAAAGACGGAAAATTGGAAGAAGCTAAAAAAGTTTATCCGTTAATTCGTATGGCTTATGAGAGATCAGAACCTATCGCCGAAAGTTTCGGAGAATCCGATGTTAATATAGATTTCCGTCTTGTGGATTTTAAAGAAGAACACAATACAGAAGAAGGATGGAGAGGATTCCACAGAATCGAAAGAATATTATGGGAACAAAATACTACAAAAGGTACTGAAAAATATGCTGAACAGCTTGTAAATGACATAAAAGAATTAAAAGCAAAAATAGCCACTGTAGAAGTAACTCCGGATATCATGCTTACAGGAGCCGTAGATTTGTTAAATGAAGTTGCCACTTCTAAAATTACAGGGGAAGAAGAAGTTTATTCGCATACTGATTTATATGACTTCAGAGCAAATATTGAAGGAGCTCAGAAAATATTCGAGCTTTTCAGAGCTAAATTGGAGAAAAAAGATAGTAAACTTGTAGCAACTTTGGATACTGAATTTAAAGCTATAAACGGATTACTTGACAAATATATGACAGATGACAAAAACTATAAATTATATACGGATTTGACAAAAGAAGATACAAAAGCACTTGCAGAAGCAGTTACAAAGTTAGGAGAACCTTTATCTCAAATGGGAATAATATTGGATATTAAAGAAGGTAAGTAGTATGAGTAAAGATGACAATGAAAAAAAATGGTTTGATAAAAAAATATCTCGTCGTGATTTTCTGAAAAAGGCGGGATTGGCAGGAGCCGGCTTTGCAGTAGGAGCGA belongs to Pseudoleptotrichia goodfellowii and includes:
- the efeO gene encoding iron uptake system protein EfeO, whose product is MKNMKKIALLALIATLVIVGCDKKEDKESNKDTTTQTTAQDNATVDLSAETSEYKKFVEEQIGMLLKDTENFAQLLKDGKLEEAKKVYPLIRMAYERSEPIAESFGESDVNIDFRLVDFKEEHNTEEGWRGFHRIERILWEQNTTKGTEKYAEQLVNDIKELKAKIATVEVTPDIMLTGAVDLLNEVATSKITGEEEVYSHTDLYDFRANIEGAQKIFELFRAKLEKKDSKLVATLDTEFKAINGLLDKYMTDDKNYKLYTDLTKEDTKALAEAVTKLGEPLSQMGIILDIKEGK